Part of the Bifidobacterium sp. ESL0775 genome is shown below.
CTCGATTCGGTCACCCGAGTCCGCACCGGAGAAACGGATGTCGACGCCATTTAGAATGCCATTTAGTTACAGAAGTCGGTCGGTTTGATGTTCAACACCAAGCCGACCGACTTTTTTAGTTGACCACCTTATAGCAGTTGGTCGTGGGTTCCGGTGCGTAGCAGGATGATAGTCACCGTTGACTTTCTTTTCTTATAAACCAGCAACCAGTCGGCTTCGATATGCAGCTCACGGCAACCGGACAAATCGCCGGTGAGTTTGTGGTCCCTGAAATGGCCCGAGAGTAGGTCGGTGTCGTTCATGGCCAGTGCGTCAATCGCCCTTTTCAGCTGCGTCATAGCCCTGTGACGTCGCTTCATCGCTTTCACGTCACGTTTGATATTGAGGGCTGACCTCGAA
Proteins encoded:
- a CDS encoding type II toxin-antitoxin system YafQ family toxin; translation: MKAMKRRHRAMTQLKRAIDALAMNDTDLLSGHFRDHKLTGDLSGCRELHIEADWLLVYKKRKSTVTIILLRTGTHDQLL